Proteins encoded together in one Candidatus Xianfuyuplasma coldseepsis window:
- the mmsB gene encoding multiple monosaccharide ABC transporter permease, translated as MSENIRQYGMILALIGIMIFFAITTGGISLKPLNISNLLLQNGHILILAVGMLIVILTGNIDLSVGSVAAFVGAIAGIMMIKNDYPIIPSVFVALSIGIAAGAWNGFWIAYIRIPAFIVTLGGMLIFRGLTLAVLGGVTLGPFPDAFNAISSGFLPDTLDFLNLEDFHLTTVIIGILFSLLYIVNVYFSRTKKQKYDFEVAPLWVTILSTSFILFALNLFTFTLALYRGFPNISIILFIVLAIYVFLTTKTVFGRHVYAMGGNYEAAKLSGVKTKFTMFMVYTNMGLLAAVSGLVYAARLNAATPKAGNLFELDAIAASFIGGASASGGVGSVIGAVIGGLVMGVINNGMSIMSLGIDWQQVVKGLVLLLAVWFDIATKNKSK; from the coding sequence ATGTCCGAAAACATTCGTCAATACGGGATGATTCTGGCATTGATTGGGATTATGATTTTCTTTGCCATTACCACAGGTGGTATTTCCTTAAAGCCACTAAATATTTCGAATTTATTACTACAAAATGGTCATATATTAATATTGGCTGTTGGGATGTTAATCGTAATCTTAACTGGTAACATCGATTTATCCGTAGGATCGGTTGCTGCCTTTGTTGGGGCAATTGCTGGGATTATGATGATTAAAAATGATTACCCCATCATCCCGTCAGTGTTCGTTGCACTCTCCATTGGGATAGCGGCTGGAGCGTGGAATGGATTCTGGATTGCCTATATTCGGATTCCCGCATTTATTGTCACCCTGGGAGGGATGTTAATCTTCCGTGGATTAACCCTTGCTGTTCTTGGTGGAGTTACCTTGGGACCATTCCCGGATGCCTTCAATGCGATTAGTTCTGGATTTCTTCCCGATACACTTGATTTCTTAAATCTTGAAGATTTCCATTTAACAACCGTAATCATCGGGATCTTATTCTCGTTATTGTACATCGTAAATGTCTATTTTTCGAGAACGAAAAAACAAAAATATGATTTTGAAGTCGCCCCTCTATGGGTCACCATCTTATCGACATCATTTATTCTCTTTGCATTAAACTTATTTACGTTTACCTTAGCACTCTATCGAGGATTTCCAAATATCTCGATTATCCTCTTCATAGTTCTTGCAATCTATGTCTTCCTGACAACAAAAACAGTCTTTGGACGTCACGTGTATGCAATGGGAGGAAATTATGAAGCCGCAAAATTATCCGGTGTAAAAACCAAATTTACAATGTTTATGGTCTACACCAATATGGGATTGCTTGCTGCCGTATCAGGACTTGTGTACGCTGCTCGATTAAATGCTGCTACACCAAAAGCCGGAAACTTATTTGAACTCGATGCGATCGCTGCATCATTCATTGGTGGTGCCTCGGCATCTGGTGGAGTTGGTAGTGTCATTGGAGCTGTAATTGGTGGACTTGTTATGGGGGTCATAAACAATGGTATGAGTATTATGTCCCTTGGTATAGATTGGCAACAAGTCGTAAAAGGTTTGGTATTACTACTCGCAGTATGGTTTGATATTGCGACGAAGAATAAATCTAAATAA
- a CDS encoding valine--tRNA ligase translates to MKELPKKYDHHLVEEGKYDFWLKGRYFKSGDKTKTPYTIVIPPPNVTGKLHLGHAWDNTLQDIIIRRKRMQGFDALYLPGMDHAGIATQAKVDAKLRDQGTSRYELGREKFLEVAWDWKHEYAGHIREQWEALGVSVDYDKERFTLDHGLYEAVTEVFIRLYEKGLIYRGERIINWDVEAKTALSNIEVEHKEIEGAFYFFKYMLEDGSGFMEIATTRPETMYGDTALMVHPDDERFRGYVGKKAYIPGTDRLIPIIEDDYVDMEFGTGCVKVTPAHDPNDFEVGRRHDLDSPLCMNEDGTMNELAHKYEGMDRFECRKACVKDLQESGLCTKIEKLVHNVGHSERTGVIVEPRLSKQWFVHMEPLSKQATELSTVEFVPKRFEKTFLRWMDGTFDWCISRQLWWGHRIPAWYRGEEVYVGKEAPQGDGWVQDEDVLDTWFSSALWPFSTLGWPHQTDDLKRYYPTDTMVTGYDIIFFWVARMIFQALEFTGESPFKQCLIHGLIRDSEGRKMSKSLGNGVDPMDIKSQYGMDTLRYFLTTNSAPGMDLRFEIEKVESSWNFINKLWNISRFILMNLGEFTIDDVEIDTDELPLSDQWILAKLHQTITEMDYNYEKFEFGEAAKSVHQFSWEEFAAWYVEISKIALNSENESTVKRTKSILSYVLLDIMKLLHPFMPFVTEAIYQQIPHVEESIMISNWPEAIDEFKNPQAIKDFELIQDIIKAIRNVRAEYNVAPSKPIHVVLKCNAETQALFRENEEIIHKFINPEGLELVAEYRIDTELVSIILPDVEILLPLGDLVDIDQEITRLEQELKRLTGEIKRCQGMLSNPNFLNKAPEQKVAQEREKLVNYQEQFEATKSRLAELKQ, encoded by the coding sequence ATGAAAGAATTACCAAAGAAATACGATCATCATTTGGTCGAAGAAGGGAAATACGACTTTTGGTTAAAAGGCCGTTATTTTAAGTCTGGCGACAAAACCAAAACACCTTATACGATTGTGATTCCCCCACCCAATGTCACCGGTAAACTGCATCTAGGACACGCATGGGATAACACATTACAAGACATCATCATTCGTCGGAAACGGATGCAAGGGTTTGATGCTCTGTACTTACCAGGTATGGACCATGCGGGAATCGCGACTCAGGCGAAAGTCGATGCGAAACTTCGTGATCAAGGAACGTCTCGGTATGAACTTGGACGGGAAAAATTTCTTGAAGTTGCTTGGGATTGGAAACATGAATATGCCGGTCATATCCGTGAACAATGGGAAGCACTTGGCGTCAGTGTGGATTATGATAAGGAACGGTTTACGTTGGATCATGGCCTTTATGAGGCAGTAACAGAAGTCTTTATTCGCTTGTATGAAAAAGGCCTTATTTACCGTGGTGAACGGATTATTAACTGGGATGTTGAAGCCAAAACCGCTCTTAGTAATATCGAAGTTGAACACAAAGAAATCGAAGGAGCCTTCTATTTCTTTAAATATATGTTAGAGGATGGAAGCGGGTTTATGGAAATTGCCACAACCCGACCGGAAACGATGTATGGCGATACCGCGTTAATGGTTCATCCAGATGATGAACGATTTAGAGGATATGTGGGGAAAAAAGCGTATATCCCGGGAACAGATCGTTTGATTCCAATTATCGAAGATGACTATGTTGACATGGAATTCGGAACCGGATGTGTAAAAGTAACACCAGCTCATGACCCCAATGACTTTGAAGTTGGACGTCGTCATGATTTGGATTCACCCCTTTGTATGAACGAAGATGGTACGATGAACGAGCTAGCACATAAATATGAAGGCATGGATCGTTTTGAATGCCGCAAGGCATGTGTAAAAGACTTGCAAGAATCAGGACTTTGCACGAAGATTGAAAAACTGGTTCATAATGTAGGGCATAGTGAACGTACGGGTGTCATCGTTGAACCTCGTTTAAGCAAGCAATGGTTCGTCCATATGGAACCACTCAGCAAACAAGCAACGGAGTTATCCACTGTTGAATTTGTTCCAAAACGCTTTGAAAAAACATTCCTGCGGTGGATGGATGGAACCTTTGACTGGTGTATTAGTCGTCAGTTGTGGTGGGGACATCGCATTCCTGCGTGGTATCGCGGTGAAGAAGTCTATGTTGGTAAAGAGGCTCCACAAGGTGACGGATGGGTTCAAGATGAAGATGTTCTTGATACCTGGTTTAGTAGTGCCTTATGGCCATTTTCAACACTAGGATGGCCACATCAAACCGACGACTTAAAACGGTATTATCCTACCGATACGATGGTTACTGGATACGATATTATTTTCTTCTGGGTTGCTCGGATGATTTTCCAAGCCCTCGAATTCACAGGAGAAAGCCCCTTCAAACAATGTTTGATTCATGGATTGATCCGTGATAGTGAAGGTCGAAAAATGAGTAAATCCCTTGGGAATGGTGTCGATCCAATGGACATCAAATCCCAATACGGAATGGATACCCTGCGCTATTTCTTAACGACGAATAGTGCTCCAGGAATGGATTTGCGATTTGAAATTGAAAAAGTGGAATCATCCTGGAACTTTATAAACAAATTGTGGAATATATCACGATTCATCTTAATGAATCTCGGTGAGTTTACAATTGATGATGTTGAAATTGATACCGATGAACTACCCTTAAGCGATCAATGGATCTTAGCGAAACTACATCAAACAATTACGGAAATGGACTATAATTATGAGAAATTTGAATTTGGTGAAGCCGCAAAATCCGTTCATCAGTTCAGTTGGGAAGAGTTTGCAGCATGGTATGTTGAAATTAGTAAAATTGCACTCAATAGTGAGAATGAAAGTACTGTAAAACGCACCAAATCAATCTTGAGTTATGTCTTACTCGACATTATGAAATTACTACATCCATTCATGCCATTTGTCACTGAGGCCATCTACCAACAAATTCCCCATGTGGAAGAATCGATTATGATTTCTAATTGGCCCGAGGCCATTGATGAATTTAAAAATCCACAGGCAATTAAAGATTTTGAACTCATTCAAGATATCATAAAAGCGATTCGCAATGTCCGTGCTGAATACAATGTTGCACCAAGTAAACCAATTCACGTGGTCCTAAAATGCAACGCAGAAACACAAGCATTATTCCGCGAAAACGAGGAGATTATCCATAAATTTATTAATCCAGAAGGATTGGAACTGGTTGCAGAATACCGCATAGATACTGAACTTGTATCGATTATTTTACCAGATGTGGAAATCTTGTTACCACTGGGTGATTTGGTCGACATCGACCAAGAGATTACTCGATTGGAACAAGAGTTAAAACGTCTTACTGGCGAAATCAAACGATGCCAAGGAATGCTCAGTAATCCAAATTTCCTCAACAAAGCACCAGAGCAAAAGGTTGCTCAAGAGCGTGAAAAACTCGTGAACTATCAAGAGCAATTTGAAGCCACAAAATCACGCTTGGCTGAGTTAAAACAATAA
- a CDS encoding bifunctional folylpolyglutamate synthase/dihydrofolate synthase: MFKTLQPAIEWIESVKRFGDKLDLSRMNIACEKLGHPERTLRVIHVAGTNGKGSTVTFLKHALLEQGYHVGTFISPYIIRFNERITVDYNDIDDEELLVYINQVYSLYHEVLHEYNQVITFFELITLISFLYFRDQQLDFCIYEVGLGGRLDATNVVQPIMTVITSISYDHMGVLGNTLESIAFNKLGIVKDKIPLVTAVTNEELIPVFESVTTSHDSDLIILSPDDITNITYGPTTSFTYKDEEYHIDLLGTHQVTNACLAIEVLTQMQQRDLVRITNNSIKQGLKAAYWPGRMERFGNIILDGAHNIGGIEALKDTMETYFKNFYVKVLYTSMTDKEYFDNIQVLEQFADEIYFTEFDYPRCEDAQTLYDVSNHPKKFLVPNAIAALQVLRQLEANELLLITGSLYFISYIRKEL; encoded by the coding sequence ATGTTCAAAACCCTCCAACCAGCAATTGAATGGATTGAATCCGTTAAACGTTTTGGCGATAAACTCGATTTATCACGGATGAATATTGCATGTGAAAAGTTAGGGCATCCCGAACGGACGTTACGTGTGATTCATGTTGCAGGGACCAACGGCAAAGGTTCAACCGTAACCTTCTTGAAACACGCTTTGTTGGAACAAGGCTATCATGTTGGAACATTTATTAGTCCGTATATTATTCGATTCAACGAACGAATTACAGTGGATTATAACGACATTGATGATGAGGAATTACTGGTTTACATCAATCAGGTATATAGTTTGTATCACGAAGTATTGCATGAATACAATCAAGTGATAACCTTTTTTGAACTGATTACGCTGATCTCATTTCTGTATTTCCGTGATCAACAATTGGACTTTTGCATCTATGAAGTTGGTCTTGGAGGACGACTGGATGCAACCAATGTCGTGCAACCAATCATGACGGTTATCACGTCGATCAGTTATGATCATATGGGTGTTCTAGGAAACACACTGGAATCCATCGCATTCAATAAACTAGGAATTGTCAAAGATAAGATTCCCTTGGTTACCGCTGTGACGAATGAGGAGTTAATCCCTGTGTTTGAATCAGTAACAACGTCACACGATAGTGATTTGATCATCCTATCACCAGACGATATTACGAATATAACATATGGACCAACCACATCTTTTACATATAAGGATGAAGAGTATCATATTGACTTATTAGGAACACATCAAGTTACCAATGCTTGTCTGGCCATTGAGGTTTTAACACAAATGCAACAACGAGATTTAGTTCGTATAACAAACAATAGTATAAAACAAGGATTGAAAGCAGCCTATTGGCCAGGTCGAATGGAACGATTCGGGAATATCATCTTAGACGGTGCCCATAATATTGGTGGTATCGAAGCACTAAAAGATACGATGGAAACCTACTTCAAGAATTTCTATGTTAAAGTTCTGTATACCTCCATGACGGACAAAGAATACTTTGATAATATTCAAGTGTTGGAACAGTTCGCAGACGAGATTTATTTTACAGAATTTGATTATCCCCGATGTGAAGATGCACAGACACTCTACGATGTGTCGAATCATCCGAAAAAATTCTTGGTCCCCAATGCGATTGCGGCATTACAAGTATTACGTCAACTAGAGGCCAATGAGTTATTATTAATAACCGGATCCTTATACTTTATTAGTTATATACGAAAAGAGTTGTGA
- the radC gene encoding RadC family protein has translation MFTIKEMPLEERPRERLAKYDAETIQTHELIAIILRTGTTAHSVLELAKQLLYQYGSLKELASSTYQEYQTIPGIGFSKAIQLKAAFELGRRSVRETFGQSIHLRSPEAIYLFCKDQLEMKTQEHLLGLYLNTKGELLKKEVLFIGSLNTSVIHPRAIFKHAVLNSAANIIIVHNHPSGDPTPSKADLDVTSIIVDNGKMMDIPVLDHVIIGRDRYFSFKEKGAL, from the coding sequence ATGTTCACAATCAAAGAAATGCCACTTGAGGAACGACCGCGTGAGCGATTAGCTAAATACGATGCCGAAACGATCCAAACGCATGAACTGATTGCTATTATTTTACGTACCGGTACAACAGCGCATAGTGTTCTTGAACTCGCTAAGCAACTACTGTATCAATATGGATCATTAAAAGAGTTGGCTAGCAGTACCTATCAAGAATACCAGACCATTCCAGGGATTGGATTTAGTAAAGCCATCCAACTGAAAGCTGCGTTTGAACTTGGACGACGCAGTGTTCGTGAAACGTTTGGCCAATCGATTCATTTGCGATCCCCTGAGGCCATCTATTTGTTTTGTAAGGATCAATTGGAAATGAAAACCCAGGAACATCTACTGGGATTATACTTAAATACAAAAGGTGAACTCTTAAAAAAAGAAGTGTTGTTCATCGGGAGTTTGAATACCAGCGTTATTCATCCGCGCGCTATTTTTAAGCATGCCGTGTTGAATAGTGCCGCAAATATTATTATCGTCCATAATCATCCTAGTGGCGACCCGACACCTTCGAAAGCCGATTTGGATGTAACATCAATTATTGTAGACAATGGGAAGATGATGGATATTCCCGTACTGGATCATGTGATTATTGGTCGTGATCGTTATTTCTCATTCAAAGAAAAAGGTGCCTTATAG